The DNA sequence TCAAATCATAATACCGATCCGCCAGACTCGGCACACGTTCCGCCATATGGGACAAAGTGAACAGCGTCACGACGATTCCCGCCGCGTCGGCGGACATTTCCTCATTAAAATAGTTGCCCTCGCAGACTATGCGAACCGGCGTAGCCGTTTCCGGGGCCATATAAAAACCGCCGTTGCTGAGTTCGTAAAACTGCCAGAATACGCCGTCATAATTCGGGCAAAGCCGCCGCATCCAGTTATACACATGAGATTCAAACATCAGAAACGCTCGGGCGCAATGCTTGGGGA is a window from the Desulfovibrio legallii genome containing:
- a CDS encoding antirestriction protein, translating into MFESHVYNWMRRLCPNYDGVFWQFYELSNGGFYMAPETATPVRIVCEGNYFNEEMSADAAGIVVTLFTLSHMAERVPSLADRYYDLMEYIDCHPEAGKIYAAID